Genomic DNA from Helicobacter sp. 'house sparrow 1':
ACTGCAGGCAATATTGCAGTAGCAACTGTTAAGGGAACAGGAGATTCTAAAGTAGCAGTCTTTGAAGGTGCAACTCAAATCCAAGGGTTTGATGTAGTAGGAACTACACTTGTAGGGATTACAACAGATCAATATGGAAAAGTAAATACTGCAGGCAGTGAGGGTGCAGGAGCTTTAGCTACTGGAAATGACTACACTACTTATTTTATTAACTCAATGACTTCTCAAGGTGCATCTTTAGCAAATCAATTAGCTAGTGCTTCAGCATTGAGTGCAAATTATGATTTATATCTAGCAAATCTAAATTCTTTAAATAAAAGAATGGGAGAATTAAGAAATAATGCTAATTCTCAAGGTGCTTGGGTAAGAATATTTAATGGTATGCAAACTTCTAAATTTGCACTTGAAACAAAGAGTATTTATACTACAATCCAAGCTGGTTATGATTATGCATTTGGCTTTAATGGAGCTAATAATTATGTAGGTTTTGCACTAAGTTATGCCAATTCTATGTCTGATACTAAAACTATGCTTGATATTGATAATAATGATAGAGGAATTAAAAAAATCAATTCTAATGCAGTGGAATTTGCTATCTATAATGCCTATGTTCAAGATGGAGCTAGCAAAGAGAGTGGATGGAAGAATGGACTTTATAGCGATAGCATCTTAAAGTTTAGCTACATCACTTCTAAATTAGATCTTTTAGGACAAACAGATACCTATAGCACTAATAACTTTGCAGTTACTTTCTCTCAAGAATTAGGTTATAGATTCTTACTTGGAAAGTCTAAAGAATTCTTTATTGATCCTCAAGTAGAAGTGGCATTAGGTTATTTAAATCAATCTGATTTAAAACAAAAACTAGGTCAAGCAACTTTAGAGGGTATTCAAGATTCTATCTTTACTCTAAGAACTAGAGTGGGATCTAGCTTTGGATATGACTTTAAAAACTTTACTCAAGATAAGGGCTTTAATTCTAA
This window encodes:
- a CDS encoding autotransporter outer membrane beta-barrel domain-containing protein — protein: TAGNIAVATVKGTGDSKVAVFEGATQIQGFDVVGTTLVGITTDQYGKVNTAGSEGAGALATGNDYTTYFINSMTSQGASLANQLASASALSANYDLYLANLNSLNKRMGELRNNANSQGAWVRIFNGMQTSKFALETKSIYTTIQAGYDYAFGFNGANNYVGFALSYANSMSDTKTMLDIDNNDRGIKKINSNAVEFAIYNAYVQDGASKESGWKNGLYSDSILKFSYITSKLDLLGQTDTYSTNNFAVTFSQELGYRFLLGKSKEFFIDPQVEVALGYLNQSDLKQKLGQATLEGIQDSIFTLRTRVGSSFGYDFKNFTQDKGFNSKIYLGTYFVNDYISGGDLSLTSNLGSKLSLSPLSTTSRFVLNVGTNFSIKDNHRIYFDFERSFGGKIITDYQVNLGYRYSFGASKYTPYNEVNTQEIQDNQTIKEIEPTKGYYLELFSKDKLSKKEMNILKKIEDLRVKTNNENKTYLVGPFNSEQDALKQKDQMQGILKELNSNANVIVVE